The Deltaproteobacteria bacterium genome contains the following window.
GATTAATCGGCGAGCCTTTGCGGAAAGGGGGATAAAAATGGAGTTTGCATATGAAAAGCTGGACGTGTGGAAAAGGGCGGTTGATTTCGGAATGAAGGTGATAGCCATGGCCGTTGAAAAAACCGAAGACAGAAAGGCGGCGGCTGTTATCCAGGCCGCCTGGAAAAGCGCCCTGCATTCTTCCACGGCGATCGCCAAGGGCAAGGGCTACACATCCAAAAATGATTTTGCCCAGCACCTCTATCTTTCCAGGGGGTCGGTATATGAAACCATGACCCTTTTGAAAATACTCAAAAGGAAGCAGGTGATTTCCGGCGAGCAATACACCGAATTCGAAAAAATGGGAAACCAGGTGGTCGCCATGGTGAGCGGGCTTGTTCGGTCGCTTTTCGCAATCGATGAGAAAAAGAGGGGGCCAAAGGAATAATTAGAAAAAGGCAGAAGGTTTACAAGCAGCTCACTTGACCAGCCGCCTCCTTGGCGGTATGATTCATTGGTCATACCACCAAGGAGGCTAAACATGAATACAATCAAGATTGCCATTACCGTTCCTAAGGATTTGATCATGGTTATTGATTCGTTAAGCCGGGAAAAGGGTGTTTCGCGAAGCAAATTCATCGCGGATATACTGAAAGAGAAGATATCCAAAGATGAAAATGACAAAATCAAATCCATCTATGACCGCGTTTTTTCCGATGAATCCATTGCCGAAGAGCAGCTTGCCGCTGCCAGAGAGTTTGAATCTTCAGGGAAAGAAGACGGGCAACAATGGTAATCCGTAATGGTTCAATATACTGGGTTGATTTTTCGCCTGGAAAAGGATCCGAGCCAAAAGGGAAAAGGCCCGTCCTCGTTATTCAGAACGACGTGTTGAATGACAGTAAACTGAATACGGTTGTTGTTATTGGCATTACGTCGACCATGAAATTTGGTGAACTTCCGGGCAATGTGGTCCTCAAAAAGGGGGAAGCGAATCTGCCTAAAAAATGCGTCATCAACATCACCCAGATAAAATCGGTTGATAAGACAAGCATCAAGGGAAAAATTGGCAGCCTTTCAAACAAGAAACTGTCAGCCGTTTATGCCGGTTTGAAGCTTGTTCTGAACATAG
Protein-coding sequences here:
- a CDS encoding four helix bundle protein translates to MEFAYEKLDVWKRAVDFGMKVIAMAVEKTEDRKAAAVIQAAWKSALHSSTAIAKGKGYTSKNDFAQHLYLSRGSVYETMTLLKILKRKQVISGEQYTEFEKMGNQVVAMVSGLVRSLFAIDEKKRGPKE
- a CDS encoding ribbon-helix-helix domain-containing protein; this translates as MNTIKIAITVPKDLIMVIDSLSREKGVSRSKFIADILKEKISKDENDKIKSIYDRVFSDESIAEEQLAAAREFESSGKEDGQQW
- a CDS encoding type II toxin-antitoxin system PemK/MazF family toxin, whose protein sequence is MVIRNGSIYWVDFSPGKGSEPKGKRPVLVIQNDVLNDSKLNTVVVIGITSTMKFGELPGNVVLKKGEANLPKKCVINITQIKSVDKTSIKGKIGSLSNKKLSAVYAGLKLVLNIEPHLLKI